Proteins encoded in a region of the Mercenaria mercenaria strain notata chromosome 1, MADL_Memer_1, whole genome shotgun sequence genome:
- the LOC123545530 gene encoding cholinesterase 1-like codes for MSGNDPEWDAFEYKGGKRKRKEVSKVIFVQTVALKNVQTAVLATLGTGERIYDWLEEKLDEVETNTKSFLSEGVNAGDHVVTDLGVLKYNRSGIIEFKLHYSDQFLEMQRRFTRAGVPFDTELKTESNNPAKIKLIHSDHLALRLTYLIRKKAENSLTEDCLFLNIYVPDQEPDKETGHAVMVFIHGGGFSLGTGNRFIGDRLASVGNVIVVTINYRLWIWGFLDFNDERAPGNMGLWDQQMALKWVNKNIESFGGDKDRVTIFGQSAGAISVGLHALYPKNEGLFQNVIAESGSPTVMSLVKNIDENIQPAAYLAQLLNCSTENNDQVFECIQKSDSDSMIKAFKNALTDPRFFWNVIFTPTLDGEFVKSSPSRLVEQAKTGAPAEVEFFRSLSFINGLNGDEGGMWIQMIDGTNKRYDDLKLSQDGFDDKVIPLVTASDGKGSYVLKSLISSKYKDWKTPYEPKNIGKQAIKLLGDIYINVPGIEFGRLHANDTKSGSYLYRFTAGVERHLIPTPSWIGSGNHADEIGPVFGYHLDYDWFDGIKGDYSPPEWEWNLSERMMTFWTNFAKYSNPNGQDGSNSWPKYTIDHEHYLNFDRRDYVGQYLHADEVEFWRNIVPMVEEKCHDAESSAFSRKSFDTCDAEGGCD; via the exons ATGAG TGGAAATGATCCGGAGTGGGATGCATTTGAGTATAAGGGTGGAAAACGAAAACGTAAAGAAGTTTCCAAAGTGATATTTGTGCAGACAGTAGCTCTGAAGaa TGTGCAAACAGCTGTTTTAGCAACTCTAGGAACAGGCGAGAGAATTTATGACTGGTTAGAGGAGAAACTTGACGAAGTTGAGACAAACACAAAATCTTTTTTGTCCGAGG GGGTAAATGCCGGGGATCATGTTGTCACAGACTTGGGAGTGCTGAAATACAACCGATCAGGGATAATAGAATTTAAGCTGCACTACAGTGATCAATTTCTGGAAATGCAAAGACGTTTTACACGCGCCGGTGTTCCCTTTGACACAGAACTGAAAACTGAATCAAATAATCCGGCGAAAATCAA GCTGATACATTCGGATCACCTTGCGCTCAGGTTGACATATTTGATcagaaaaaaagcagaaaattcgCTAACAGAAGATTGTCTATTTTTAAATATCTACGTCCCAGATCAAGAACCAGACAAAGAGACGGGACATGCTGTGATGGTATTTATACATGGCGGTGGGTTCTCGCTTGGCACTGGAAACAGATTTATCGGTGACCGTTTAGCGTCTGTCGGTAACGTTATAGTTGTAACTATCAATTATAGACTTTGGATATGGGGATTTTTGGATTTTAATGATGAAAGAGCTCCAGGAAATATGGGGTTATGGGATCAACAGATGGCATTGAAATGGGTGAATAAAAACATTGAATCTTTCGGAGGGGACAAGGATAGGGTCACCATATTTGGACAATCGGCTGGTGCGATAAGTGTTGGTTTACATGCTCTTTATCCTAAAAATGAAGGACTTTTCCAAAATGTTATCGCAGAGAGTGGATCCCCAACTGTCATGAGCCTTGTCAAGAATATTGACGAAAACATACAACCTGCAGCATACTTGGCACAACTGTTAAACTGTAGTACTGAAAACAACGACCAAGTGTTTGAGTGCATTCAGAAAAGTGACAGCGATTCTATGATTAAAGcgtttaaaaatgctttaacAGATCCGAGGTTTTTTTGGAACGTCATTTTCACACCCACACTAGATGGCGAATTTGTGAAAAGTTCTCCTTCAAGACTTGTAGAACAGGCTAAAACTGGTGCTCCAGCTGAAGTAGAATTTTTCAGATCCTTGAGTTTTATTAACGGGTTAAATGGAGACGAAGGTGGAATGTGGATTCAAATGATTGATGGTACAAATAAAAGATATGATGATTTAAAGCTGTCACAAGACGGCTTTGATGATAAAGTTATACCACTGGTTACGGCCTCGGATGGAAAGGGGTCGTACGTGTTGAAGTCACTAATAAGTTCGAAATATAAAGACTGGAAAACCCCTTACGAGCCTAAAAACATTGGAAAACAAGCTATAAAACTATTGGGAGACATATACATTAACGTTCCAGGTATTGAATTTGGCAGGTTACATGCTAATGATACAAAATCCGGTAGTTATCTGTACAGGTTTACTGCAGGGGTCGAACGGCATCTCATACCTACTCCAAGCTGGATTGGTTCGGGTAACCACGCTGATGAGATTGGACCGGTATTTGGCTATCATTTAGACTATGATTGGTTTGATGGTATAAAGGGTGATTATTCCCCTCCTGAATGGGAATGGAACTTGTCTGAAAGAATGATGACGTTTTGGACAAATTTTGCCAAATACAG CAATCCAAATGGACAGGATGGAAGTAACAGTTGGCCGAAATATACAATTGATCACGAGCATTATCTAAATTTCGACAGAAGAGATTACGTTGGGCAATACTTACACGCAGATGAAGTGGAATTTTGGCGGAATATAGTTCCGATGGTGGAAGAAAAATGTCATGACGCTGAATCATCTGCATTCTCAAGAAAGTCGTTTGACACATGTGATGCGGAAGGGGGATGCGATTAA
- the LOC123545528 gene encoding carboxylesterase 1C-like: MPHILQAISLIFIAHYVRSDGPGVETKVGTVTGTRYTFVFNGVSYNVSRYLGLPFAKPPVGNLRFQKPAPYGNFTNNTFQAKSFGHSCVQYDPMGNEPDQSEDCLFLNVFVPEQAPDTSSRHAVMIFVHGGGLVTGSAKQYPADTLASVGNVIVVTINYRLWMFGFLDMDTPSVPGNMGHWDQHMAFKWVSDNIDSFGGDPERITIFGQSAGSTSVTLQSMYPENHMLFRGVITESGTISLLTQVMRSENINLAMLMAEKMKCNTTSMKSKESILKCFQETNAEKFVETLAKTLMSSPTEGRDLYSFFTTIDGEFLKGNPLELLKDINGLSDEVQFLRSLNLINGFNTDEGSLWVMGLPGGFEDTFNISRESMNSFYIPSIYPIVFGPKTEIPDVVKDIIAQEYTDWRAADDPVCLLHQFSKMNGDIYMGVPAIEYSRLHAHSTNASSYLYHFEAALNGHAIASPRWVQASGHGDELAPLFGFQFPMRAKNMSVIPPESWEKKLSERLIGYWTAFAKYGNPNGQRGDTWPTYDITDQKYMKIDRTDNVEQYLYARETDFWRDLIPSIRRSAVENIKCTKK; the protein is encoded by the exons ATGCCGCACATCTTGCAAGCAATAAGTTTAATATTTATAGCGCATTATGTTCGATCTGATGGACCAGGCGTGGAAACAAAAGTTGGAACTGTGACTGGAACTCGATACACCTTCGTATTCAATGGAGTTAGCTACAATGTTTCCAGGTACCTTGGATTGCCATTTGCGAAACCTCCAGTCGGAAACTTGCGCTTCCAGAAACCAGCACCATACGGAAATTTTACAAACAACACTTTCCAGGCAAAGAGCTTTGGACATTCATGTGTCCAGTACGACCCGATGGGTAATGAACCGGACCAAAGCGAAGATTGTTTGTTTCTTAATGTTTTTGTTCCTGAACAGGCCCCTGATACCTCTTCCAGACACGCTGTGATGATCTTCGTTCATGGCGGGGGACTTGTAACTGGAAGTGCGAAACAATATCCGGCGGATACTCTTGCATCTGTTGGAAATGTCATTGTGGTTACCATCAATTACAGACTTTGGATGTTTGGATTTCTTGATATGGATACGCCAAGTGTACCGGGAAATATGGGTCACTGGGATCAACATATGGCTTTTAAATGGGTCAGTGATAACATTGACTCGTTTGGTGGTGACCCGGAAAGGATCACAATCTTTGGACAATCCGCGGGATCAACAAGTGTGACACTCCAATCTATGTATCCTGAAAATCACATGCTTTTTCGAGGGGTGATCACTGAAAGTGGAACAATCTCTTTATTAACCCAAGTAATGAGATCTGAAAATATAAACCTGGCTATGTTAATGGCAGAAAAAATGAAATGCAACACAACGagtatgaaatcaaaagaaagcatactgaaatgttttcaagAAACGAACGCTGAGAAATTTGTAGAAACATTAGCTAAAACTTTAATGAGCTCTCCTACGGAGGGACGCGATTTATACTCTTTTTTTACAACAATTGACGGAGAATTCCTAAAAGGAAACCCACTGGAACTGCTAAAAGATATTAATGGTCTGTCAGATGAGGTGCAGTTTTTACGGTCATTAAATTTGATAAACGGATTCAACACTGACGAAGGGTCTCTCTGGGTAATGGGTCTTCCGGGTGGATTTGAAGACACATTTAACATTTCGCGTGAAAGTATGAAttctttttatattccaagtatATATCCAATAGTTTTCGGACCGAAAACCGAGATACCGGATGTTGTAAAGGATATTATCGCTCAAGAATATACAGACTGGAGAGCAGCGGACGATCCAGTTTGTTTGTTACATcagttttcaaaaatgaacggtGATATTTATATGGGAGTTCCTGCCATAGAGTACTCAAGGCTCCATGCTCATAGCACAAATGCCAGCAGCTATCTTTACCATTTCGAAGCAGCCCTGAATGGACATGCTATTGCGTCGCCACGCTGGGTACAAGCTTCCGGCCACGGAGACGAGCTTGCTCCGTTGTTTGGCTTCCAGTTTCCAATGCGTGCTAAGAATATGAGCGTGATTCCACCAGAAAGCTGGGAAAAGAAACTGTCTGAGAGATTGATAGGTTACTGGACAGCTTTTGCAAAATATGG GAACCCAAACGGACAACGTGGGGACACTTGGCCAACCTACGATATCACAGATCAGAAATACATGAAGATAGATAGGACTGACAATGTTGAACAATATTTATATGCCCGAGAAACAGACTTTTGGCGGGATTTGATACCTTCGATCAGAAGGTCCGCGGtggaaaatatcaaatgcacgaaGAAATAA